One window of the Bradyrhizobium septentrionale genome contains the following:
- the tssK gene encoding type VI secretion system baseplate subunit TssK: MSATSKPIWSEGMLVRPQHFQQYDRWIEQLVENRVAGLVGYGWGIRKLAFDRDLLALGQLALTALEAIMPDGTALRVPEHVRPPIGRIPPPAAKNLLVKIAVGTRRQAGSDVCSGDALAHRHDHEVLQVRNPSAPEKAPVDIRVASLTTHLMFDGEEEVDLITLPIGRIRDIDPAGAITLSNTYVPPAIDIHAVQPVIALLNEVRSVLRTRAEALAARADPSRATADGAGLIDLVTLSIVNDAEAVFDHFAATCGHHPETVFRALLGLAGRLSSFVGDRRKPQEMPPYRHEDLESCFTPLADILRKLLSVVMQSAAISLPLQDRGYGILTGLIIDRTLFQDSRFVLVAVGSVPTETLRNQLPAQMKVGSVEQIRDLVNLQLPGVPVRALAVAPRELPYIQNAVYFELDQAAELWRTLPRSAAFAFHVSGDYSDLHLEFWAIRGKRA; encoded by the coding sequence GTGTCTGCGACAAGCAAACCGATCTGGTCTGAAGGTATGTTGGTGCGGCCACAGCACTTTCAGCAATACGACCGATGGATCGAGCAACTGGTCGAGAACCGCGTGGCTGGTCTGGTCGGCTACGGCTGGGGCATTCGAAAACTTGCCTTTGATCGTGATCTTCTGGCGCTCGGCCAACTCGCGCTTACCGCACTTGAAGCCATTATGCCCGACGGCACCGCCCTTCGTGTGCCGGAGCATGTCCGCCCTCCGATCGGACGAATTCCTCCGCCGGCTGCGAAAAACTTGCTGGTCAAGATCGCAGTAGGCACGCGCCGACAGGCCGGCAGCGACGTCTGTTCCGGGGATGCACTTGCGCACCGCCACGATCATGAGGTCTTGCAGGTCCGGAATCCAAGCGCACCGGAAAAAGCTCCGGTCGATATAAGGGTTGCGTCGCTAACAACACATCTTATGTTCGACGGAGAGGAGGAGGTTGATCTGATCACGCTGCCTATTGGCCGCATCCGTGATATCGATCCGGCCGGCGCGATCACTTTATCCAACACCTACGTTCCGCCGGCGATCGATATTCACGCAGTCCAACCGGTAATCGCGCTGTTGAACGAGGTCAGATCGGTGCTGCGGACACGCGCAGAGGCGCTTGCTGCCCGCGCGGATCCCTCGCGCGCGACGGCAGACGGAGCGGGACTGATTGATCTTGTCACGTTGTCGATCGTGAACGACGCAGAAGCCGTGTTCGACCACTTCGCAGCAACATGCGGACATCACCCTGAAACCGTCTTCCGCGCATTGCTTGGCCTTGCAGGGCGGCTGTCGAGTTTCGTTGGCGACCGCCGTAAACCGCAGGAGATGCCCCCCTATCGGCATGAGGATCTCGAGAGTTGCTTCACGCCGTTGGCTGATATCTTGCGAAAGCTGCTGTCTGTCGTGATGCAGAGCGCCGCAATATCGCTACCGTTGCAGGATCGAGGCTACGGCATCCTAACCGGCCTGATCATCGATCGCACCTTGTTCCAGGACTCCCGGTTCGTTCTCGTTGCTGTCGGAAGCGTACCGACCGAGACGTTGCGCAACCAGCTTCCGGCGCAGATGAAAGTAGGCTCGGTCGAGCAGATTCGCGACCTCGTCAATCTTCAGCTCCCGGGTGTTCCGGTTCGCGCGCTGGCCGTGGCGCCGCGCGAGTTGCCCTACATCCAGAATGCCGTCTATTTCGAGCTGGACCAGGCGGCGGAGCTGTGGCGCACCCTGCCGCGCTCGGCGGCCTTTGCTTTCCACGTCAGCGGTGACTACTCGGATCTCCATCTCGAATTCTGGGCCATCCGTGGAAAACGTGCGTGA
- the tagH gene encoding type VI secretion system-associated FHA domain protein TagH, with protein MHLILGVLGENADLLGHNARQAFGPDGGSVGRGRGCNWRLPDPTNTLSGHHALIAFNGIGFTITDTSTNGVYINTVDAPLGRGNTAPLADGDTLYMANYIISVMIENDPAEERQRLGLTGSKAVRLDRITLLSPSFAEESATAASPTSGPLDDDANLPLDPLIGSCSRHAFYSAAQWEPQAPRTPSVLADEPLSDGIGAVDPRLEDLLRRLSSTAMTQMPSSHAQSGNIGSIPLPSVDAPSAEPPQPPPSAFSNGGGAPSNGYPVPIIPEDLDLSDLLPAVASRGMPSQRTNARFAGSNEVLQVVGKPLAPAPTTDLGKLPDPGTLSPRPDERELDQLASPKEAPVQRTDGTPEMSTATASSAPPSPAASPSDADELQAFWTALGFNPDLVPPAQRREFFAELGRAITEMANGLHSILAAWAMVKHECQIESTRVRAGNDNELRFMKSRHALREALAKDHGFQLLSRSVRAGFDDIKAHEVAAIAAMKGAVSNVLTHMSPQRIESDGANSGRFGARINKAKLWDRFVELHASMVGDIDRTARSYIAEEFTRSYESQFSSPGQNAEKTA; from the coding sequence ATGCATCTCATACTCGGAGTCCTCGGAGAGAACGCCGACCTCTTGGGCCACAACGCAAGACAGGCATTCGGGCCGGATGGCGGCTCCGTCGGACGTGGGCGCGGGTGTAACTGGCGGCTTCCAGATCCAACCAACACGCTGTCAGGACACCACGCACTGATCGCATTCAATGGCATCGGTTTCACGATAACCGATACAAGCACCAACGGCGTCTACATCAACACCGTGGACGCACCGCTGGGACGCGGCAATACCGCGCCGTTAGCCGATGGCGATACACTATACATGGCAAATTACATCATCTCCGTGATGATCGAGAACGATCCTGCCGAGGAACGTCAACGGCTCGGCTTGACAGGCTCGAAGGCGGTGCGTCTTGACCGTATAACGTTACTGTCGCCTTCATTCGCCGAAGAGTCAGCAACTGCCGCTTCTCCGACTTCCGGACCGTTAGACGACGATGCGAATCTTCCTCTCGATCCGCTAATCGGGAGTTGCTCGCGCCATGCCTTCTATTCAGCTGCACAATGGGAGCCGCAGGCACCTCGTACGCCGTCCGTGCTTGCGGACGAGCCGCTCAGCGACGGCATCGGCGCTGTCGATCCGAGATTAGAGGACCTTCTGAGGCGACTGTCGAGCACTGCCATGACGCAGATGCCATCTTCGCACGCGCAATCGGGAAACATCGGATCAATTCCGCTGCCGTCGGTCGACGCGCCATCTGCCGAGCCACCGCAGCCGCCGCCCTCAGCATTCTCGAACGGCGGTGGTGCACCGTCAAATGGCTATCCTGTGCCAATCATTCCCGAGGACCTGGATCTGAGCGATTTGTTGCCGGCAGTGGCCTCGCGCGGGATGCCATCGCAGCGAACAAATGCGCGCTTCGCCGGATCCAACGAAGTGCTCCAGGTCGTGGGCAAGCCGCTCGCTCCTGCCCCGACGACTGATCTCGGGAAATTACCTGATCCTGGCACTTTGTCACCCCGGCCCGATGAGCGCGAACTTGATCAGTTGGCGAGCCCGAAGGAGGCTCCTGTGCAACGAACGGACGGCACCCCCGAAATGAGCACGGCGACAGCCAGCAGCGCTCCGCCGTCGCCTGCAGCCTCTCCATCGGACGCAGACGAACTACAGGCGTTCTGGACCGCGCTCGGGTTCAATCCGGACCTTGTGCCACCTGCGCAGCGTCGAGAGTTCTTTGCCGAACTCGGCCGCGCGATCACCGAGATGGCAAACGGCCTGCATTCGATACTGGCAGCGTGGGCCATGGTCAAACATGAGTGCCAGATCGAGTCGACGCGAGTACGCGCTGGGAACGACAATGAGTTACGGTTCATGAAGAGCCGTCATGCCCTGCGCGAGGCGCTCGCAAAGGATCACGGTTTCCAGCTGCTCTCCCGGTCGGTGCGCGCAGGCTTCGACGACATCAAGGCGCATGAGGTCGCGGCCATAGCGGCGATGAAGGGGGCGGTCAGCAATGTGCTGACGCATATGAGTCCCCAGCGTATCGAGAGCGACGGTGCAAATAGCGGGCGTTTCGGCGCCCGCATCAACAAGGCCAAATTGTGGGACCGATTTGTGGAACTGCACGCATCGATGGTTGGTGACATCGATCGAACGGCTCGCTCCTATATCGCGGAAGAGTTTACCCGAAGCTACGAGTCGCAATTCTCCTCGCCTGGCCAGAATGCAGAGAAGACGGCGTAA
- the tnpA gene encoding IS66-like element accessory protein TnpA, with product MDDHSDDIRRPFSPRIEVFAGAVRKRWPDDLKARIAAESLEPGAVVTDVARRHGCRPQQVHDWRRRARLGQLVLPASADTLSFVPVVSESALPAAAEPSGSPEAAIVTVEFQGARVEVRGAPGLAALSDVFIALRRTRSC from the coding sequence ATGGACGACCATTCTGACGACATAAGACGACCGTTTTCACCGCGTATTGAAGTGTTCGCTGGCGCAGTTCGCAAGCGCTGGCCGGATGATTTGAAGGCACGGATTGCGGCGGAAAGCCTCGAACCGGGGGCGGTTGTCACAGATGTCGCGCGTCGCCATGGCTGCCGGCCCCAGCAGGTGCATGACTGGCGGCGCCGGGCGCGTTTGGGCCAGTTGGTATTGCCGGCGTCGGCGGACACGCTGTCGTTCGTGCCGGTGGTGTCGGAATCAGCGTTGCCTGCGGCCGCAGAGCCCTCCGGATCGCCGGAAGCAGCCATTGTGACGGTTGAGTTCCAGGGCGCGCGCGTGGAGGTGCGCGGGGCGCCTGGCCTTGCTGCGTTGAGTGATGTGTTCATTGCGCTCCGACGGACACGTTCATGCTGA
- a CDS encoding transposase: MTDDMMNLRTLVEKTPDADLLREMIGFAAPAADGAGSRGPHRAAYGEKNPERLAQRNGYRDRIWRPAPARSNCASPSCARSYFPGFLEPRRMAEKALTAVVQEAYVQGVSTRSVDDLGACLDSRCSNLVGSDSTLGDEQVFSALEHRSDAASAAECAGLRAERPCLAVYG; this comes from the coding sequence ATGACCGACGATATGATGAACCTGCGCACGCTCGTGGAGAAGACCCCCGATGCCGATCTGTTGCGCGAGATGATCGGCTTTGCCGCCCCAGCGGCTGATGGAGCTGGAAGTCGAGGGCCACACCGGGCGGCCTACGGCGAGAAGAACCCCGAGCGTCTGGCGCAGCGCAATGGCTACCGCGACCGGATCTGGAGACCCGCGCCGGCGCGGTCGAACTGCGCATCCCCAAGCTGCGCAAGGTCCTACTTCCCAGGCTTCCTGGAGCCGCGCCGGATGGCCGAGAAGGCGCTCACCGCCGTGGTGCAGGAGGCCTACGTGCAGGGCGTCTCGACCCGTTCGGTAGACGACCTAGGAGCTTGTCTGGATAGTCGCTGTTCAAATCTGGTCGGGTCTGATTCAACATTGGGCGATGAGCAAGTATTTTCGGCCTTGGAACATCGATCAGACGCTGCTTCTGCCGCCGAATGTGCAGGACTTCGTGCCGAAAGGCCATGTCTCGCGGTTTATGGTTGA
- the tssJ gene encoding type VI secretion system lipoprotein TssJ has product MVSPNTRQRLAVVGGALLVTAAVSNCSTDKSSKTTPIKFVIEADELVNPNARGKPSPVVVRIYELKSTANFTQAQFFELFDDDAKRLGPDLVAKREVELTPGDKVDFERNTPIETQNVGVIAGFRSGNDAQWRSAAEIKPDRDNRIWVKLTAQAVSIEKEESRNWWKIF; this is encoded by the coding sequence ATGGTGTCGCCGAACACACGCCAGCGGTTGGCCGTCGTTGGCGGCGCATTGCTGGTGACCGCCGCAGTCAGCAATTGTTCGACCGACAAGAGCTCGAAGACGACGCCAATCAAATTCGTGATCGAGGCCGATGAGCTCGTCAACCCAAACGCGCGCGGCAAGCCGTCGCCGGTAGTGGTCCGTATCTATGAGCTGAAGTCGACAGCCAACTTCACGCAAGCGCAGTTTTTCGAGCTGTTCGACGATGACGCCAAACGCCTCGGGCCGGATCTCGTGGCTAAGCGTGAGGTCGAGTTGACGCCAGGCGACAAGGTCGATTTCGAGCGCAACACGCCGATCGAAACGCAGAATGTCGGCGTGATCGCCGGCTTCCGCTCGGGCAACGATGCGCAATGGCGCTCAGCTGCCGAAATCAAGCCCGATCGTGACAATAGGATCTGGGTCAAACTGACGGCGCAGGCCGTCAGCATTGAGAAGGAGGAGAGTCGAAATTGGTGGAAAATCTTCTGA
- a CDS encoding IS1182 family transposase, with product MSKYFRPWNIDQTLLLPPNVQDFVPKGHVSRFMVDLVRESLDLREIMGSYVSGLGQPPFDPRMMVALLLHSYASGLYSSRRIAKACRERNDFVMIVALDAPDFRTISDFRKRHLKALGALFVQVLKLWETAGLVKLGHVALDGTKIKANASKHKAMSYERMKKREAELKAEAARMLAAAEAADASEDETFGNSDELPDWTVDKQKRLAKIQQAMAALEADAKLAAEEERRIEAEKEQQRQAEGRKKPGKPAALPSEEPNPKAQRNFTDPESRIMKSKDGFVQAYNAQAAVDAHAQIIVAQELTQHGSDQGQLVPLIEAIESNLGRKPRQASADSGYCSEANLEALDTRSIDGYVAPGRAKHPTVANGKVGGPLTQAMRKKIDDGGFETPYRLRKQVVEPVFGQIKQARGFRQFLLRGIEKVRAEWTMICTVHNLLKLFNLANAA from the coding sequence ATGAGCAAGTATTTTCGGCCTTGGAACATCGATCAGACGCTGCTTCTGCCGCCGAATGTGCAGGACTTCGTGCCGAAAGGCCATGTCTCGCGGTTTATGGTTGATCTGGTGCGGGAGAGCCTCGATCTCAGGGAGATCATGGGCAGCTATGTGAGCGGGCTTGGGCAGCCGCCGTTTGATCCGCGGATGATGGTGGCGCTGCTGCTGCATAGCTATGCGAGTGGGCTGTATTCGTCGCGTCGGATTGCCAAGGCCTGCCGGGAGCGGAACGATTTTGTGATGATCGTGGCGCTGGATGCGCCGGATTTTCGGACGATCAGCGACTTTCGCAAGCGACATTTGAAGGCGCTCGGCGCGCTATTCGTGCAGGTTCTGAAGTTGTGGGAGACGGCCGGGCTGGTCAAGCTCGGTCATGTCGCGCTGGATGGTACGAAGATCAAGGCGAACGCGTCGAAACACAAGGCGATGAGTTATGAGCGCATGAAGAAGCGCGAGGCGGAATTGAAGGCCGAGGCCGCTCGCATGCTGGCGGCCGCCGAGGCGGCGGATGCCTCGGAGGATGAGACTTTCGGCAACAGCGACGAACTGCCGGACTGGACCGTCGACAAGCAGAAACGGCTGGCGAAGATCCAGCAAGCGATGGCGGCGCTGGAAGCGGACGCCAAACTGGCGGCTGAGGAAGAGCGCCGCATCGAGGCCGAAAAGGAACAGCAGCGCCAGGCCGAAGGCCGCAAGAAGCCGGGCAAACCGGCGGCGCTGCCATCGGAGGAACCCAATCCCAAGGCGCAACGCAACTTCACCGATCCGGAAAGCCGCATCATGAAGTCGAAGGATGGCTTCGTTCAGGCCTATAATGCCCAGGCGGCCGTCGATGCACATGCCCAGATCATTGTCGCGCAAGAACTGACCCAGCACGGCAGCGATCAGGGCCAGTTGGTGCCCCTGATCGAGGCCATCGAGAGCAATCTTGGCCGCAAGCCGCGGCAGGCCTCAGCGGATTCCGGCTACTGCAGCGAAGCCAATCTCGAAGCGCTCGACACACGCAGCATCGATGGCTATGTCGCGCCCGGACGCGCCAAGCACCCGACAGTAGCGAACGGAAAAGTCGGCGGCCCGCTGACACAGGCCATGCGAAAGAAGATCGACGATGGCGGCTTCGAAACACCCTACCGATTGCGAAAGCAAGTGGTGGAGCCGGTGTTCGGACAGATCAAACAGGCAAGAGGCTTCCGCCAGTTCCTGTTGCGGGGCATCGAGAAAGTGCGCGCCGAGTGGACAATGATCTGCACCGTCCATAACCTCCTCAAGCTGTTCAACCTCGCAAACGCAGCCTGA
- the tssM gene encoding type VI secretion system membrane subunit TssM produces the protein MFGTQLAALLSARGIITLIALLTVDALIWFGGPYLDLFGQRPFDSAAVRVATIACLFSALVVVILVRYWLARRANRRVIKSLMESEGLITTSKDRGREEVELIRRRFEDALKVLRDTVFAGKRGPSYLFELPWYIIIGPPDAGKTTILRNSGLEFPLTERLGVDPVAGVGGTRNCDWWFTEKAVFIDTASRYTTQDTDSEVDRVAWHGFLNLLTMHRRRRPINGILLAISLSDLLLGDDNRRWRSQSIRSRIQELLKTFGMSIPVYVLVTKCDLVTGFAEYFDDLDHEGRAQVWGKTFPLEGPGDHIDDVVTLEIQELAERLETNLAFRMHDERNPTRRALMYAFPKELRSIRTAVVGFVSEVFRPSRFEVRPMLRGIYFTSAAQEGMPIERISGAIRSHFGLHPVPPTPSIGPGKAFFISQLLTDVIFAEQGLVGRNFKLERKLALVHCAGYLAAVMLAVAALTLWYDAFARSEMRITETNTAVQTMQVRIKEAREPLDLIKLLPTLNAARRLRLAAGENTWYAWLGGLGISATPVLAPAAQQAYDQILVDRLLPVFAGRLAARIDALSRTGNDTLLDQAKDAFRTYLMLSDPTHFDRGKVEQAVRSEVALALALETTSAGELLEHFSRLLELLPKPITSDRNFVIAVGLRLMERPLVEQVYARLLREAAQSTRLRPIDLVSLLGAGQLEVKPQAVHPTIGHQELPSSGGTAIIPGIFTRDGLIDFLLPHLPLIVQDEQSGDWILAGRSFDTADTQQVVRKVIDRYVADYIRIWTSALSRVRVVKFDDMQRASAILRGLAGPESALQQIISIVRDNTNLPPPGEQAAAKAGETTVAVFSAAFGDAPWPGTRITEAFQPLVQLGTGRASGQAASMDRIRDLFGGLYATMANIATAPDPGQAAFQLFQRRVKDPSNDAFGTMRADSALRPELVRSIMNDIALSTWSVLLQQAHGHVSAVWTREVAPVCQAAAYQRYPLFAAATEDVTLKDFSDLFRPGGILDEFFQKYLSPFVIERRTGFGLATIDGAAAPIHADAMAQFQRAREIRKAFFSGSASAPAVKFSIKPVYLASKLLRATFVLDGKEIVYRHEAPRAYDLEWPSRTDASTASVTLASVDGTETKIEHSGPWALFRLVDASRASSRGAPDRFTITIGGPDRPDVTYELRAESVRNPFNLSVLRSFRCPDHL, from the coding sequence GTGTTTGGCACTCAATTGGCGGCACTCTTGTCGGCTCGGGGCATCATCACGCTGATCGCCTTGTTGACAGTCGACGCGTTGATCTGGTTCGGCGGGCCTTACCTTGACCTGTTCGGTCAGCGCCCGTTCGATTCGGCGGCTGTTCGCGTTGCCACAATCGCCTGCCTCTTCTCGGCGCTGGTCGTCGTCATCCTTGTCCGTTACTGGCTGGCACGCCGTGCGAACCGGCGTGTCATCAAATCGCTGATGGAGAGCGAAGGCCTCATCACGACCTCGAAAGATCGCGGCCGTGAGGAGGTCGAACTGATCCGCAGACGCTTCGAGGACGCGCTGAAGGTCCTGCGCGATACAGTGTTCGCCGGTAAGCGCGGACCAAGCTATCTGTTCGAGCTGCCCTGGTACATCATCATTGGCCCACCGGACGCCGGCAAGACGACGATCCTGCGCAACTCGGGCCTCGAGTTCCCGCTGACTGAGCGGCTCGGCGTCGACCCGGTGGCGGGCGTCGGCGGCACGCGAAACTGCGACTGGTGGTTTACCGAAAAAGCAGTCTTTATCGACACGGCAAGCCGTTACACGACGCAGGATACGGATAGCGAGGTCGATCGTGTTGCCTGGCACGGCTTTCTCAATCTTCTCACGATGCATCGACGCCGGCGGCCGATCAACGGCATCCTGCTTGCGATCAGCTTGTCCGATCTCTTACTGGGCGATGATAACAGGCGCTGGCGCTCCCAGTCGATTCGTTCGCGGATACAGGAGCTACTGAAGACGTTTGGCATGAGCATTCCGGTCTATGTTCTGGTAACCAAGTGTGACCTCGTGACCGGCTTCGCTGAATATTTTGACGATCTCGACCATGAGGGCCGCGCCCAGGTCTGGGGCAAGACCTTTCCTCTCGAGGGACCAGGCGATCACATCGACGACGTCGTAACCCTTGAGATCCAGGAACTTGCCGAGCGCCTCGAGACCAACTTGGCGTTTCGCATGCATGACGAACGTAATCCCACTCGTCGTGCACTGATGTATGCATTCCCGAAGGAATTGCGGAGCATCCGGACCGCAGTCGTCGGCTTCGTTAGCGAAGTCTTCCGGCCGAGCCGCTTCGAAGTGCGACCGATGCTGCGCGGGATCTACTTTACAAGCGCTGCCCAGGAAGGAATGCCGATTGAGCGGATTAGCGGTGCGATCCGAAGCCATTTCGGTCTGCACCCGGTCCCGCCCACGCCGTCCATCGGGCCGGGAAAGGCATTCTTCATCAGTCAGTTGCTGACCGACGTGATCTTCGCTGAGCAAGGACTGGTCGGCCGCAATTTCAAACTCGAACGTAAGCTCGCGCTGGTGCACTGTGCGGGCTATCTCGCGGCCGTTATGCTGGCGGTGGCCGCGTTGACTCTGTGGTACGACGCCTTTGCCCGCAGCGAAATGCGTATCACTGAAACCAACACGGCGGTACAGACAATGCAAGTTCGCATCAAAGAAGCACGCGAACCGCTCGACCTGATAAAGCTTCTGCCGACCCTCAATGCCGCGCGCCGGCTGCGTCTGGCAGCCGGCGAGAACACTTGGTACGCGTGGCTCGGTGGGCTCGGGATTTCGGCGACCCCGGTGCTCGCGCCAGCCGCGCAACAAGCTTATGACCAAATTCTGGTCGACCGCCTGCTGCCGGTTTTTGCTGGAAGGCTTGCGGCTCGCATCGACGCGCTATCGCGTACTGGCAATGATACTCTGCTGGACCAAGCCAAGGATGCGTTCCGCACGTATTTGATGCTCAGTGATCCGACGCATTTCGATCGCGGCAAAGTCGAACAGGCTGTGCGCAGTGAAGTGGCGCTTGCGCTTGCACTCGAGACGACATCAGCGGGCGAACTGCTGGAACATTTTTCACGCCTCCTCGAGTTGCTGCCGAAGCCCATCACCAGCGACCGGAACTTCGTGATAGCGGTCGGCTTGCGGTTGATGGAACGTCCCCTCGTCGAGCAGGTCTACGCCCGGCTTTTACGCGAAGCCGCTCAAAGCACGCGGCTTCGGCCAATCGACCTGGTTAGTCTGCTGGGGGCCGGCCAGCTGGAGGTAAAGCCTCAGGCTGTTCACCCCACCATTGGCCATCAGGAGCTACCTTCTTCGGGCGGTACGGCGATTATCCCCGGCATCTTCACACGGGATGGTTTGATCGATTTCCTGCTACCACACCTTCCACTCATCGTCCAAGACGAGCAAAGCGGCGACTGGATCCTTGCCGGCCGCTCATTCGACACGGCGGATACACAACAGGTCGTGCGCAAGGTCATCGATCGCTATGTTGCCGATTATATTCGCATATGGACAAGCGCGCTGAGCCGCGTCCGCGTCGTCAAGTTCGACGATATGCAGCGCGCCTCGGCGATCCTGCGCGGGCTGGCCGGACCGGAAAGCGCACTGCAGCAGATCATTTCCATCGTACGAGACAATACGAACCTGCCGCCGCCCGGAGAGCAGGCTGCGGCCAAGGCGGGTGAGACAACGGTCGCCGTGTTCTCGGCGGCATTCGGCGACGCTCCCTGGCCGGGAACGCGGATTACCGAAGCCTTCCAGCCTCTGGTCCAACTGGGCACAGGCAGAGCTTCGGGACAAGCTGCCAGCATGGATCGTATCCGCGATCTTTTCGGCGGCCTGTATGCAACGATGGCCAACATCGCAACTGCACCGGATCCTGGCCAAGCCGCATTTCAGCTCTTTCAGCGGCGTGTCAAGGATCCGAGCAACGATGCCTTCGGTACCATGCGCGCCGACTCGGCGCTGCGACCCGAGTTGGTCCGTTCCATCATGAACGACATCGCTCTCTCGACATGGAGCGTCTTGCTTCAACAGGCCCACGGTCATGTCAGTGCTGTGTGGACGCGGGAAGTGGCGCCGGTTTGCCAGGCAGCCGCCTACCAGCGTTATCCATTGTTTGCGGCCGCGACCGAGGACGTAACACTAAAGGACTTCAGCGATCTCTTTCGCCCCGGCGGCATCCTTGATGAGTTTTTTCAGAAGTACCTGTCGCCATTCGTCATCGAGCGCAGAACCGGCTTTGGGCTGGCGACCATCGACGGTGCGGCGGCGCCGATCCATGCGGATGCCATGGCTCAATTTCAGCGCGCGCGAGAGATCCGCAAGGCATTCTTTAGCGGTTCGGCCTCCGCGCCGGCCGTGAAGTTCAGCATCAAGCCCGTCTATCTCGCCTCCAAACTGCTGCGCGCGACTTTTGTCTTGGATGGCAAGGAGATCGTCTATCGTCACGAGGCGCCCCGTGCCTACGACCTTGAATGGCCGAGCCGAACCGATGCAAGCACGGCCTCCGTCACGCTTGCCTCAGTTGATGGAACTGAAACGAAGATTGAGCACTCAGGCCCATGGGCTCTGTTCCGTCTCGTCGATGCGTCGCGAGCCTCCTCGCGTGGGGCTCCCGACCGCTTCACGATCACGATCGGCGGACCGGACCGGCCCGACGTGACCTATGAACTACGGGCGGAAAGTGTACGCAATCCATTCAACTTGAGTGTCCTTCGTTCGTTCCGATGTCCGGATCACCTGTGA
- the icmH gene encoding type IVB secretion system protein IcmH/DotU has translation MTGAKNMNEPTVIGRRPVGPTRNTQRAQSPACVPPNLAAPTGTYTPSPVSESDEVGAANHTEIIVQSLFEPKAVEDVLVAAATPLLLVVAQLRVVNNADIGALRRGIVEQVRRFEERAANDQADGGDVRAGRYVMCALLDEAVMTTRWGSESAWSDNSLLNQFHNETWGGEKVFQILERVQAKPAKYLALLKLINICLLLGFEGKYRVVDGGRDQLEDLRSDVQRLLREHTSAPPAALSGQWRGIRVRTGVRRYVPLWIIFAAATIMALIGYSFFHWRLSGELVPVEQQLSVIGHSGPH, from the coding sequence GTGACGGGCGCGAAAAACATGAATGAACCGACAGTTATTGGACGCAGGCCAGTCGGTCCGACCCGTAACACGCAGCGGGCGCAATCGCCCGCTTGTGTTCCTCCGAACCTCGCCGCCCCGACCGGCACTTACACGCCGTCGCCTGTCTCTGAATCCGACGAAGTAGGCGCAGCCAACCATACCGAGATCATTGTGCAAAGTCTCTTCGAGCCAAAGGCAGTGGAGGACGTCTTGGTTGCAGCCGCGACACCGCTCCTTTTGGTCGTCGCCCAGCTTCGCGTCGTCAACAATGCCGATATTGGTGCGCTGCGTCGCGGAATTGTCGAGCAAGTCCGTCGTTTTGAGGAGCGTGCCGCCAACGATCAAGCGGACGGCGGCGATGTACGGGCCGGCCGTTACGTGATGTGCGCGCTGCTCGACGAGGCGGTGATGACCACGCGCTGGGGCAGCGAAAGCGCCTGGAGTGACAACAGCTTGCTCAACCAGTTCCATAATGAGACCTGGGGAGGCGAGAAGGTCTTTCAGATACTCGAGCGCGTCCAGGCAAAGCCGGCCAAATACCTCGCGTTGCTTAAGCTCATCAACATCTGCCTGTTGCTCGGGTTCGAGGGTAAATATCGCGTAGTCGACGGGGGGCGCGACCAGCTTGAAGACCTGCGCTCCGACGTTCAGCGCCTCTTGCGGGAACATACGAGTGCGCCACCCGCCGCGCTATCGGGCCAATGGCGCGGCATCAGGGTACGCACGGGCGTGCGTCGCTACGTGCCGTTGTGGATCATCTTTGCCGCTGCCACCATTATGGCGCTGATCGGCTACAGTTTCTTCCATTGGCGCCTATCGGGCGAACTCGTGCCGGTCGAGCAGCAGCTCAGTGTGATCGGGCACTCTGGGCCACACTGA